One region of Salvia miltiorrhiza cultivar Shanhuang (shh) chromosome 3, IMPLAD_Smil_shh, whole genome shotgun sequence genomic DNA includes:
- the LOC131017569 gene encoding F-box/kelch-repeat protein At3g23880-like produces the protein MKNAENRIGRRRRRKRRRRRRKRGRRRRRNQQSLHLPEEIIEEILSRLPVKSLLRLRCVSKTWRSLIGSKCFIKAHHQNSIKNPCFPHQRLIRVTTKYDRLEECSLQSLLRKRLISRYSLDNLEITTLLPLQSWGCCNGLFCVIGLSKWPERVYLWNPSTRTSKKLPEISSPGYVRNYGFGWVESSDEYKVFVLLVDYDYYQGIGNSSVGKVYSSKTKSWKTIELCDDLDYCWRGGVFAGGKLYWRNYGDKEYIIFWDLKSEVFGRIELPFDHEFCTKWYWFVDVLGGLLCVLCYIDDYTRVIRVWVMKESWKRVATFAHLVELLQPAPLMVGRKGEILLNCGSTLLVYDPGSNVFHRRLDVSYDSRVHVESLVSPEDL, from the coding sequence ATGAAGAATGCGGAAAATAGAATaggcagaagaagaagaagaaaaagaagaagaagaagaagaaaaagaggacgaagaagaagaagaaatcagCAATCTCTCCATCTTCCAGAAGAAATCATCGAAGAAATACTGTCAAGATTGCCGGTGAAATCACTGTTGAGATTGAGGTGCGTTTCGAAAACATGGCGATCTTTAATAGGAAGCAAATGCTTCATCAAAGCCCatcatcaaaattcaataaaaaatccATGTTTCCCCCATCAAAGGCTCATTAGAGTGACGACTAAGTATGATAGGCTTGAGGAATGTTCTCTACAATCGTTGCTGAGGAAACGACTTATTAGTCGATATTCACTTGATAATCTAGAGATTACTACATTGCTGCCACTTCAAAGTTGGGGATGCTGTAATGGGCTGTTCTGCGTGATAGGCTTGAGCAAATGGCCAGAAAGAGTTTACTTGTGGAACCCATCCACTCGGACCTCCAAGAAACTGCCAGAAATTTCTAGTCCCGGCTATGTTCGTAATTACGGATTCGGTTGGGTTGAATCGAGTGATGAGTATAAGGTGTTTGTGCTTTTGGTTGATTATGATTATTACCAGGGGATAGGTAACTCCAGCGTTGGTAAAGTTTATAGTTCAAAGacaaaatcatggaaaacaaTTGAGCTCTGTGATGATTTAGATTACTGTTGGCGAGGAGGGGTGTTTGCAGGTGGGAAGCTTTACTGGAGGAATTACGGAGATAAAGAATATATTATTTTCTGGGACTTGAAGAGTGAGGTGTTTGGAAGGATTGAGCTTCCCTTCGATCACGAGTTTTGCACGAAATGGTACTGGTTTGTGGATGTGCTTGGTGGCTTACTTTGTGTGCTATGTTATATTGACGATTATACAAGAGTCATTCGAGTTTGGGTTATGAAGGAGTCTTGGAAGAGAGTGGCGACTTTTGCTCATCTTGTTGAGCTTCTTCAACCAGCACCATTGATGGTGGGTCGTAAGGGAGAGATTTTGCTCAATTGTGGATCCACTTTGTTGGTTTACGATCCCGGAAGTAATGTGTTCCACCGTCGTCTTGATGTTTCTTACGATTCACGTGTCCATGTTGAAAGTTTAGTCTCGCCAGAAGATTTATGA
- the LOC131018343 gene encoding F-box/kelch-repeat protein At3g23880-like, with protein MEIESSSQPSLHLPEEIIGEILPRLPVKSLLRFRCVSKSWRSLIGSKRFIKTHHQNSMQNPSFPQQRVITQKNSDEWPMQCSLLSILSGPTNTIPLSPLADPTNTTVTGYEIIGCCNGLLCIVNDENIFQLWNPSTRISKKLTEISNADIIYHLGFGWDESIDEYMVFVIVDDYNSSLGKVYSSKTKSWKTIELCDDLDCCWPRDVFVGGKLYLKNGFEKVIIFWDLKSEVFGRIELPFDQEVYGIVGVLGGFLCVLCFNDEIRGYRVWVMKESWEKVVTLSHLLELLQPPLVKGLNGDILVNCGSILGVYDCRDNVFRDLSYCPCYQVTRISCHEDCVGLFSHDVYVESLVSPEDL; from the coding sequence ATGGAGATCGAAAGCAGTAGTCAGCCATCTCTCCATCTTCCGGAAGAAATCATTGGAGAAATACTGCCAAGACTGCCGGTGAAATCATTGTTGAGATTCAGGTGCGTTTCAAAATCATGGCGGTCTTTAATTGGCAGCAAACGATTCATCAAAACCCATCATCAAAATTCGATGCAAAACCCATCTTTCCCCCAACAAAGGGTCATTACACAGAAGAATTCAGATGAATGGCCTATGCAATGTTCTCTGCTGTCGATTTTGAGCGGACCAACAAATACTATCCCTTTATCTCCTTTAGCTGATCCAACAAATACTACAGTGACGGGATATGAAATTATAGGGTGCTGTAATGGGCTGCTCTGCATTGTCaatgatgaaaatatatttcAGTTGTGGAACCCATCCACTAGAATCTCCAAAAAACTGACAGAAATTTCTAATGCCGACATTATTTATCATTTGGGATTTGGTTGGGATGAATCGATTGATGAGTACATGGTGTTTGTGATTGTGGATGATTATAACTCCAGCCTTGGTAAAGTTTATAGTTCAAAGacaaaatcatggaaaacaaTTGAGCTCTGCGATGATTTAGATTGCTGTTGGCCAAGAGATGTGTTTGTAGGTGGGAAGCTTTACTTGAAGAACGGATTTGAAAAAGTTATTATTTTCTGGGACTTGAAGAGTGAGGTGTTTGGAAGGATTGAGCTTCCCTTTGATCAAGAGGTGTATGGCATTGTGGGTGTGCTTGGTGGTTTCCTTTGTGTGCTATGTTTTAATGATGAAATTAGAGGCTATCGAGTTTGGGTTATGAAGGAGTCTTGGGAGAAAGTGGTGACTCTTTCTCATCTTCTTGAGCTTCTTCAACCACCATTGGTGAAAGGTCTAAATGGAGACATTTTGGTAAATTGTGGATCCATTTTGGGGGTCTACGATTGTCGGGATAACGTGTTCCGTGACCTCAGCTATTGTCCCTGTTATCAGGTTACTAGGATCAGCTGCCACGAGGATTGTGTCGGTTTATTTTCACATGATGTCTATGTTGAAAGTTTAGTCTCGCCAGAAGATTTATGA
- the LOC131017501 gene encoding putative late blight resistance protein homolog R1C-3, with product MAAYAAIVSVIHIIDTIEHHHSPPICIDKQQLESLTRIVTSLQEFLEGYKSLVADGDEADPLEMRIVDAAHAVEDVIESHIVDVIKLGRSSPNPNEIFLQGYVVDAVHAAEEVNSGEEVSCIDFYEDLQQVIEEMNVIKKEAMEIAAEAQLQRKVSSTHAGSLTSSSNVKEGMMVGFDDVQLQLLDWLTGGNRNRQILPITGMGGIGKTTLARHIFEHALVKEHFDICAWTTISQTYNIRETLGQVLKQVTGNLGSDDLSENELGEKLYKYLCGRRYIFILDDMWSVEVWDKMRFFFPDYNDGSRVIVTTRLSNLAAELTDSNIIGMRFLDDVCSWNLFSKTVFGGDGFPLQLEEIGKKIVGKCKGLPLSIAVIGGLLAKSELTLEYWEHIEKNLSTIVNSKNDEYCLRVLKLSYDHLPAYLKPCFLYMGMFGEDEEIRVAELMRLWVSEGFLKPIINKSLETIANEYLKELVDRNLILVHELGAVGNIKHCKMHDLLRDVSFQEAEKQRFYYVLKQHCPRGINSHRRIFIPESTSNRTFKNALDTMSRARSFICHCYNVREKFQKFGFLRTLTTKFSSKYLEENVFQLVNLRYLSAEFREGFQIPSSISLLWNLHTLIVSCRGKPTTAPVEIWKMYKLKHVKFENKGMYLPDPRSGHSDVMMENLETLKGVLDFNLNEEVVKRIPNTKKLAIRYQDEVMDRVKCLSYLQCLSKLESLLCLIRYGSEEYPQSINFPRSLKKLYLGGVYFDLEEILEKIGSLPLLEKLQLFGGQFATRSWEIVEGQFPRLKYLELWECWDMECWTLEGSCLPRLEQLSLCVMNSFEEFPSEIGEIATLKLIKLFKCSESMVVSLKKIVEEQEELQGDPPFHVLVKLNNVSQELQSLATPNFRVVKW from the exons ATGGCGGCATATGCAGCCATAGTTTCGGTTATACATATCATCGATACAATCGAGCATCACCATTCCCCTCCAATTTGTATCGACAAACAACAACTTGAATCTCTCACTCGAATTGTTACCTCTTTGCAGGAATTTCTTGAAGGTTATAAGTCCCTTGTTGCTGACGGAGATGAAGCTGATCCGCTGGAGATGCGTATTGTAGATGCAGCTCATGCTGTTGAAGATGTTATCGAATCACATATTGTGGATGTGATTAAACTGGGTAGATCTAGTCCCAATCCCAATGAA ATATTTCTCCAAGGCTATGTTGTAGATGCAGTTCATGCGGCTGAAGAAGTGAATTCTGGAGAGGAAGTCAGTTGCATCGACTTCTATGAAGATCTACAGCAAGTGATAGAAGAAATGAATGTGATCAAGAAGGAAGCCATGGAGATTGCAGCCGAAGCTCAGCTGCAGAGAAAGGTCTCCTCGACTCATGCTGGCTCCTTGACATCCTCTTCCAATGTGAAGGAAGGCATGATGGTGGGCTTTGACGACGTGCAACTTCAACTCTTGGATTGGCTCACTGGAGGGAACCGTAACCGCCAAATCCTCCCAATCACAGGGATGGGCGGGattggtaagaccactcttgcccgGCATATATTTGAGCATGCCCTTGTTAAGGAGCATTTTGATATTTGTGCGTGGACTACAATTTCTCAAACTTATAATATTAGAGAAACACTTGGTCAAGTTCTTAAACAAGTGACTGGAAATCTGGGTAGTGATGATTTGAGTGAGAATGAATTGGGAGAAAAGTTGTACAAGTATTTATGCGGTAGGAGATATATTTTTATactggatgatatgtggagtgtAGAGGTGTGGGACAAGATGAGGTTTTTCTTTCCCGATTACAATGATGGGAGTCGAGTAATCGTAACAACTAGGCTCTCAAACTTGGCTGCCGAGTTGACAGACTCTAACATCATTGGTATGAGATTTTTAGATGATGTTTGTAGCTGGAATTTGTTCTCCAAAACTGTATTTGGGGGTGACGGTTTTCCTCTTCAACTTGAGGAAATCGGAAAGAAAATCGTGGGTAAGTGTAAGGGACTTCCTTTGTCGATTGCTGTGATTGGGGGTCTTTTGGCAAAGTCCGAACTTACACTTGAATATTGGGAGCACATAGAGAAAAACTTAAGCACGATAGTGAATtcgaaaaatgatgaatattgcTTGAGAGTATTGAAACTGAGCTATGACCATTTGCCTGCCTATCTGAAGCCTTGTTTTTTGTACATGGGGATGTTTGGGGAAGATGAGGAAATTAGGGTTGCTGAACTCATGAGGTTATGGGTTTCTGAAGGCTTTCTTAAACCAATAATCAATAAAAGCTTGGAAACAATTGCCAATGAGTATCTGAAGGAGCTAGTTGATAGAAACCTCATTCTAGTTCATGAGTTGGGGGCAGTTGGGAATATAAAGCACTGCAAAATGCATGATTTACTGAGAGATGTATCAtttcaagaagctgaaaagcAGAGGTTTTATTATGTCTTAAAGCAACATTGTCCTCGAGGGATAAATAGCCATCGCCGCATTTTTATTCCTGAAAGCACTTCAAATAGGACATTCAAGAATGCCTTGGATACTATGTCACGTGCTCGTTCTTTCATATGTCATTGTTATAATGTACGAGAAAAATTTCAAAAGTTTGGATTTTTGAGGACATTGACTACAAAGTTTTCCAGCAAGTATTTAGAAGAAAATGTGTTTCAATTGGTGAACTTGAGGTACCTTTCGGCTGAATTTCGTGAGGGATTCCAAATCCCTTCTTCAATTAGTCTGCTCTGGAATCTACATACACTAATTGTTTCTTGTAGGGGTAAACCTACGACTGCACCAGTAGAAATTTGGAAAATGTATAAGCTTAAGCATGTCAAGTTCGAAAATAAAGGAATGTATCTCCCAGATCCTCGGAGCGGGCATAGTGATGTTATGATGGAGAATCTAGAGACGCTCAAAGGAGTGCTTGATTTCAACTTGAATGAAGAAGTGGTTAAGAGAATTCCCAATACCAAGAAACTGGCTATAAGATACCAGGATGAAGTAATGGACAGAGTGAAGTGCCTCAGCTATCTTCAATGTCTGAGTAAGCTGGAAAGCTTGTTGTGCCTTATTCGATATGGAAGTGAAGAGTATCCGCAGAGTATTAACTTCCCGCGCTCACTCAAGAAGCTGTATCTTGGAGGCGTATACTTCGATTTGGAGGAAATTCTGGAAAAGATAGGTTCATTACCACTTCTTGAGAAGCTCCAACTGTTCGGTGGGCAGTTTGCAACACGCAGTTGGGAAATAGTTGAAGGCCAATTCCCCAGACTCAAATACTTGGAATTGTGGGAGTGTTGGGATATGGAATGTTGGACGTTAGAGGGCTCCTGCTTGCCACGCCTTGAGCAACTTAGTCTCTGCGTTATGAATTCGTTTGAGGAGTTCCCTTCAGAAATTGGAGAAATAGCAACActcaaattaattaagttgttCAAGTGCAGTGAATCAATGGTTGTGTCTTTGAAAAAGATAGTAGAGGAACAAGAGGAATTACAAGGGGACCCACCCTTTCATGTTCTAGTTAAGTTGAACAACGTCAGCCAAGAACTGCAGAGCTTGGCAACTCCCAACTTTCGTGTAGTCAAATGGTAG
- the LOC131018344 gene encoding uncharacterized protein LOC131018344 has product MGIKFLNMWTSHPNFLDAVADSWNMGVDVRCPMLSVMLKLKRLKGVLRCWNKSVFGNVDSAIAQTQHDLSDIQATIADLGYNDSRFDAEVSCEAKLNRFLSQKNSLLQQKSRVAWLMDGDKNTSFFHNMIKFRKDKLHIGHLRIGNDIVYDSDVIEQHIIGHFTSLFTNTASDVVDLAALEANVDLVITEEQNKGLVSIPDDTEITAAVFSLDGNSSPGPDGFSGLFFQNCWSVIKNDVIKAVKSFFLHMYLPVGCNSNTLILIPKKDLVESVSDLRPIVLANFLFKIISKVLASRLSSVAAASVSPNQFGFISGRSIHDCIAMGSEGFNTMNRINRGSNFACKIDIHKAFDTMRWDFIFAALRAMGYHDQFIRWIEVIFESARISILYNGRLSGYFACSRGVRQGDPLSPILFGIAEDVLSHIIRNCVTSRHLVPMGFDRVSDFPTHLFYADDVLIFCRASVRNAKKIKHILDFYGELSGQICSQAKSRIFFGRGVSYTMTQGINRVLGFTQGSLPTTYLGVPLFVGRPRASYFMSIKERIVQKFSKWKGLQLSMAGRLCLVNSVIRSSIVHSMMVFRWPRSLLHDLDRSCRNFIWSGSIDKKPTCAVSWGRCCAPKEEGGLGVRSFAVMNRCYMMKMAWKLLKGEDFIFRILRSRYLNSFGLAKASVVGSSFWLSVKSEVDELVENSYALVGNGQHTRFWTDDWLGYKICDKIAIPSFMHEFLHQSVADYFCDGVWHFSANFIECYPEVVVDIITCQFVGEKDGRFWKPSLRGDVTAALAFAQIGHRFPKVIWGSWIWNKVIPVRRSITCWRIIHGRLPTMDKLVQNGLIAPNRCSLCMADAENLDHIFWSCPSVTPIWNEFLTWFHMPHLMACVDISSFLVQTWQVSFCSFIQNFWKLGIANILWCIWSLRNKAIFEDQPFEQRRVLAFAKASFKEVDEEFPKLGHTSNLWSDYLITRSIGVSMRAAPPPNFVSVSWWPPVEDWIKVNTDGAASGAPGDIAAGGVYRDKFCVVRGCFHLKGGKGYAFEAELLAVITAVAIAHSRGWHKLWLEADSLYVVKLLEDRSLAVPWRFYAAWKVTLARLNDITFRVSHIFREGNAVADTMANLTQPEGWWPFGIEAIRKPVVADIATHSFSRKVR; this is encoded by the coding sequence ATGGGAATTAAGTTCTTGAACATGTGGACGTCTCATCCGAATTTCCTGGATGCCGTGGCTGATTCATGGAACATGGGTGTTGATGTGAGATGCCCTATGTTATCTGTTATGTTGAAGTTAAAACGCTTAAAGGGGGTGTTACGTTGCTGGAATAAGTCGGTGTTTGGGAATGTGGACTCGGCCATTGCCCAAACTCAACATGATTTATCTGATATTCAGGCGACTATTGCGGATTTGGGTTACAATGATAGCAGATTTGATGCGGAAGTCAGTTGCGAAGCTAAGCTTAATAGATTTTTATCGCAAAAAAACAGTCTCCTCCAGCAGAAGAGTAGAGTCGCGTGGCTCATGGATGGTGATAAAAACACGAGCTTTTTTCACAATATGATCAAGTTCAGGAAAGATAAGCTTCATATTGGGCATTTGCGGATTGGCAATGATATTGTTTACGACTCGGATGTCATTGAGCAGCACATTATTGGTCACTTTACTTCTTTATTCACTAACACGGCCTCTGATGTGGTGGATTTGGCGGCTTTAGAGGCTAACGTGGATTTGGTTATTACTGAGGAGCAGAATAAGGGGCTTGTCTCTATTCCGGACGACACGGAAATCACTGCGGCGGTCTTTAGTTTGGATGGAAATAGCTCTCCTGGACCGGATGGATTTTCCGGCTTGTTTTTCCAAAACTGCTGGAGTGTGATTAAGAATGATGTGATCAAGGCGGTCAAGAGCTTCTTCTTGCACATGTATTTACCTGTGGGGTGTAATTCTAACACCTTGATTTTGATTCCGAAAAAAGATCTGGTGGAGTCGGTTTCTGATCTCAGGCCCATTGTCTTGGCAAATTTCCTGTTCAAAATCATCTCTAAGGTTCTTGCGTCCCGGCTCAGTTCGGTGGCGGCGGCTTCTGTTTCGCCAAATCAGTTTGGCTTTATTTCTGGGAGATCCATTCATGATTGCATTGCGATGGGTTCGGAAGGCTTCAATACCATGAATCGTATTAATCGTGGGTCAAACTTTGCCTGTAAAATTGACATCCATAAGGCTTTTGACACCATGCGCTGGGATTTCATCTTTGCTGCTCTCCGCGCCATGGGGTATCACGATCAGTTCATTCGTTGGATCGAGGTGATTTTTGAGTCGGCTCGTATCTCTATCTTATATAATGGGAGACTTAGCGGTTACTTCGCTTGTTCTCGTGGGGTTAGGCAGGGCGATCCTCTCTCCCCTATCCTTTTCGGTATTGCCGAGGATGTTCTTAGCCACATTATCAGGAATTGCGTCACCTCGCGTCATTTGGTGCCCATGGGTTTTGATAGAGTGTCGGATTTCCCGACACATCTTTTCTATGCAGACGATGTGCTTATTTTTTGCCGTGCTTCTGTCAGGAACGCGAAAAAAATTAAGCATATCTTGGACTTCTATGGGGAGCTTTCGGGCCAGATTTGCAGTCAAGCGAAGTCTAGAATCTTCTTTGGTCGTGGGGTGTCCTATACTATGACGCAAGGGATCAATAGAGTTCTGGGTTTCACTCAGGGATCTCTCCCGACCACGTATTTGGGCGTCCCTCTCTTTGTGGGGAGACCGCGTGCTTCTTACTTCATGAGTATCAAAGAGAGAATTGTGCAGAAATTCTCAAAATGGAAGGGATTACAGTTATCCATGGCGGGTCGTCTCTGTCTTGTCAACTCTGTGATTAGAAGCTCGATTGTTCACTCGATGATGGTCTTTCGCTGGCCAAGATCGCTGCTCCACGACCTGGATAGAAGTTGCCGCAACTTCATTTGGTCGGGCTCCATCGATAAAAAACCGACCTGTGCCGTGAGTTGGGGTCGGTGTTGCGCTCCCAAGGAGGAAGGAGGTCTAGGAGTTCGGTCCTTTGCGGTGATGAATCGCTGCTACATGATGAAGATGGCCTGGAAGTTGTTAAAGGGAGAGGATTTTATCTTCCGAATTCTCCGATCTCGTTATTTGAATAGTTTTGGCTTGGCTAAGGCGTCGGTGGTGGGTTCTTCTTTTTGGTTGAGTGTCAAATCGGAGGTTGATGAGTTAGTGGAGAATTCTTATGCTCTTGTGGGTAACGGGCAGCACACCCGTTTTTGGACGGATGATTGGCTCGGTTAcaaaatttgtgataaaattgccATCCCTTCCTTCATGCACGAGTTTTTGCATCAATCGGTGGCAGATTACTTTTGCGATGGTGTCTGGCACTTCTCGGCGAATTTTATTGAATGCTATCCTGAGGTGGTGGTGGATATCATCACCTGCCAGTTCGTGGGGGAGAAAGATGGTCGGTTTTGGAAACCGTCTCTCCGTGGGGATGTGACCGCGGCTTTGGCTTTTGCCCAAATTGGGCATCGTTTTCCTAAGGTTATTTGGGGTTCTTGGATCTGGAATAAGGTTATTCCGGTGAGACGTTCGATTACCTGCTGGCGTATCATTCATGGGCGCCTTCCTACGATGGATAAATTGGTGCAGAATGGTCTTATTGCCCCAAATCGTTGCAGTTTGTGCATGGCGGATGCGGAGAATCTCGACCATATTTTCTGGAGCTGTCCTAGTGTGACCCCGATTTGGAATGAGTTCCTCACGTGGTTTCATATGCCACATCTTATGGCTTGTGTGGACATCAGTTCTTTCTTAGTTCAGACGTGGCAAGTTTCTTTCTGTTCTTTTATTCAGAACTTTTGGAAGCTGGGGATTGCTAACATTTTGTGGTGTATTTGGTCGTTACGTAATAAAGCTATTTTTGAAGACCAACCTTTTGAGCAGCGACGCGTCTTAGCTTTTGCAAAGGCGTCCTTCAAAGAAGTGGATGAGGAGTTCCCTAAACTTGGCCATACTTCTAATTTGTGGTCTGATTATCTGATCACTCGTTCCATAGGTGTTTCCATGCGGGCTGCTCCGCCTCCGAATTTTGTTAGCGTCAGCTGGTGGCCTCCTGTGGAGGATTGGATTAAGGTCAATACTGACGGGGCAGCGTCAGGTGCCCCAGGCGATATTGCGGCTGGGGGGGTTTATCGGGATAAGTTTTGTGTTGTCAGAGGCTGTTTTCACTTGAAAGGTGGCAAGGGTTATGCTTTTGAGGCGGAGTTACTTGCCGTTATCACCGCGGTTGCCATTGCGCACTCGCGTGGGTGGCACAAACTTTGGTTGGAGGCGGATTCTCTATATGTGGTGAAGCTTCTGGAAGATCGCTCGTTGGCTGTTCCCTGGCGTTTTTATGCGGCTTGGAAAGTCACTTTAGCTCGCCTTAATGACATAACTTTTCGTGTTTCTCATATCTTCCGTGAAGGAAATGCCGTGGCCGATACCATGGCCAATTTAACGCAGCCAGAGGGCTGGTGGCCGTTTGGGATAGAAGCTATTCGGAAGCCTGTGGTTGCGGACATCGCAACGCACAGCTTCTCTAGGAAGGTTCGGTGA